Below is a genomic region from Cellulomonas sp. P24.
TCAGGAGCCGGTGATCACCCGAGGGGCGCGAGAAGCGTGCCGACCACGCGTGCGACGTGGTCCGCGGCCTCCTCGACCGGGACCTGCTCCGCCTGCCCTCCGACGCGGGGACGCACCTCGACCACGCCCTCGGCGAGCCCCCGTCCGACGACCACCACGAGAGGGACACCGAGGAGCTCGGCATCGGCGAACTTCACCCCGGGGGACACCCGGGGCCGGTCGTCGTAGAGGACCTCGACGCCTCGGTCGGACAGCGCGGTCGCGAGCGACTCGGCTGCCGCGAACACTGCCGGGTCCTTCCCGGTCGCGACGACGTGCACGTGCGCCGGGGCCACGTGCGCCGGCCAGGCCAACCCGGCGTCGTCGTGGTTCGCCTCGGCGAGCGCGGCGAGGGCACGTGAGATCCCGATCCCGTAGGAACCCATGGTGACGACCACGGCCTTGCCGTTCTGGTCCAGCACCGTCAGCCCGAGAGCCTGGGCGTACTTGCGACCGAGGGCGAAGATGTGACCGATCTCGATCCCCCGTGCGAGCTCGAGAGGCCCCGAGCCGTCGGGCGCGGGGTCGCCGGCCCGGACCTCCGCGGCCTCGATCGTGCCGTCGGCGACGAAGTCGCGCCCGGCCACGAGGTCGAACACGTGGCGCCCGGGCTGGTCGGCGCCGGTGATCCACCGCGTGCCCGGGACGACCCGTGGGTCGAGGAGGTAGCGCACCGCCGTGCGGGTCTCGGCCGGCTGCCCGGCGTTCGGTCCGAGGACGCGCGGGCCGATGTAGCCCTTGACGAGCTCCGGGTGGGCGGCGAAGTCGGCCTCCGTCGCGGTCTCGACCTCGGCAGGGGCCACGGACGCCTCGAGCCGCTTGAGGTCGACCTCCCGGTCCCCCGGGAGCCCGACGACGAGCAGCTCGCGCTCGCCCGTCGGCTGCGTGAGCGCCAGCACGACGTTCTTGAGGGTGTCGGCCGCAGTCCACTCACGGTCGGACCGCGGGACGCGTTCGTTGGCGAGGGCCACCAGCGAGGCGATCGTCGGGGTGTCGGGGGTGTCCTCCACGTGCGCGGCAGGCAACCCGTCGAACGGGATCGACGGCGGCACGGGCGTGGTCACGGCCTCGACGTTCGCCGCGTAGCCGCCGGGCGACCGCACGAACGTGTCCTCACCGATCGCCGTCGGGGTCAGGAACTCCTCGCTCCGCGAGCCGCCCATCGCCCCGGAGGTCGCCGCGACGATCACGTACTCGAGACCGAGCCGGTCGAAGATCCGCTGGTACGCCTGCCGCTGACGTTCGTACGAGGCGTCCAGCCCGGCGTCGTCGACGTCGAAGGAGTAGGCGTCCTTCATGATGAACTCGCGACCACGGATCAGCCCCGCGCGCGGACGCGCCTCGTCGCGGTACTTGGTCTGGATCTGGTACAGCGCGAGGGGAAGGTCCTTGTACGACGAGTAGAGGTCCTTGACGAGGAGGGTGAAGACCTCCTCGTGCGTCGGCGCCAGGAGGTAGTCCGCCTCACGGCGGTCCTTGAGTCGGAAGATGTTCGGGCCGTACTCGGTCCACCGTCCGGTGGCCTCGTAGGGCTCGCGCGGGAGCAGCGCCGGGAAGTGGACCTCCTGCGCACCGGCGGCCGCCATCTCGTCGCGGACGACCTGCTCGATCTTGCCGAGCACCCGCAGCCCGAGCGGCAACCACGTGTAGATCCCCGGCGCCGCGCGCCGGATGTAGCCGGCCCGCACGAGCAGGCGATGGCTCGCGACCTCGGCATCGACCGGGTCCTCCCGCAGGGTCCGCACGAACAGGGTCGACATCCGCAGCAGCATGGGGATCAGCCTACTGGGGCGCAGCACCTGCCCCGGTCCGCCGTCGTCAGAAGAGCACGGTCGCGAAGGTCCCGACCTGCCGGAAGCCCACGGCCCGGTACGCCGCGATCGCGCGCACGTTGTAGCTGTTGACGTAGAGCGAGACGACCGGGGCCACGTCGTGCCGGGTCGCGAGGACCACCGCCGCCATCCCGGACTCGGACAGGCGATTCCCACGGTGACGGGGCGGTACCCAGACGCCCTGGATCTGGGCGACGCCGCCCGCCACCGCGCCGATCTCCGCCTTGAAGACGACCTCCCGCCGAGGGGCCCGACCGTTGCGGCCGGTCGGCGTGGGGGGAAGGTCGTCGATCCTCGAGTACGACATCCCGGTGCCGACGAGCGTCCGCACCCGCGACTCGTACGGCCCACCGGGTCCTGAGACCGGCGAGTACCCCACCTCTTCCTCGAACATCGCGACGCACGCGGGAAGGAGCAGTCCGAAGTCGGCCGGTGACGACCGGACGACCCGGGGGTCCGGGGCGACGAGCGGTGCGTGGTCGATCATGAGCGACGGCTGGTCCGCGCGGATCTCGCGCGGCCGAGACCACCCGCGCGCGAGCCTGCTCCAGAGCCCCAGCACGACCTCGGCGTCGCCGACGATCGAGGAGCAGCGGCGCCCGTGCGCGAGGGCGAGGCTCGCGAACGCATCGAGGGCCTCGGGATCCGCGCCGGGCACGACCGGCGACAGGTTCGCACCGACCCAGCAGAACGCGGTCAACCGTTCCTCACGGAAGAACCCCCAGAACAGACCGCCGACGCTCCAGAGCCCCCGGGCGACCGCCGACTCGACGCGCGTCGCCGCCAGCACGGAACCGACCGGGTCGAGCGCGCACAGCCGGAGAGCCGACGGCAGGTCCGACTCCTGCAGGACCCGGGCCGGAGCGACCCCGTCCGCGAGAGGCGTCATGCGCCACCGTGCCATGAGCCGATTGTGCCGGACAGTGCTGTCCCCGGCACGGGCGCAGCGCCGATCGGGTCGCCGATGCCGGACGTCCTCGCGGGTCTCAGCTGACGGTGACGACCGGGGCGCCGTCCTCGACCGGGGTCATCGACTCCGCGAGTCGCATGGCTTCCTCGATCAGCGTCTCCACGATCTGCGCCTCCGGGACGGTCTTGACGACGACCCCCTTGACGAAGATCTGTCCCTTGCCGTTCCCCGACGCCACGCCGAGGTCGGCCTCCCGTGCCTCACCCGGTCCGTTGACGACGCAGCCCATGACGGCCACGCGCAGCGGGACGTCGAGCCCCTCGAGGCCGGCGGTCACCCGCTCGGCGAGCGAGTACACGTCGACCTGCGCGCGCCCGCACGACGGGCACGAGACGATCTCGAGCTTCCGCGGCCGGAGGTTGAGCGACTGGAGGATCTGGATGCCGACCTTGACCTCCTCGACCGGCGGTGCCGACAGCGAGACCCGGATCGTGTCCCCGATGCCCTGGCTGAGCAGCGCACCGAACGCGGTCGCGGACTTGATCGTGCCCTGGAACGCCGGTCCCGCCTCGGTGACCCCGAGGTGCAGGGGCCAGTCCCCGCGTGCGGAGAGCAGCTCGTAGGCGCGCACCATGACGACGGGGTCGTTGTGCTTGACCGAGATCTTGAAGTCGTGGAAGTCGTGCTCCTCGAAGAGCGACGCCTCCCAGACGGCCGACTCGACGAGCGCCTCGGGCGTCGCCTTGCCGTACTTGGCCAGCAGGCGCGGGTCCAGCGAGCCGGCGTTGACGCCGATGCGGATCGACACGCCGGCGTCGGCCGCCGCCTGGGCGATCTGCTTGACCTGGTCGTCGAACTTCCGGATGTTGCCCGGGTTCACCCGGACGGCCGCGCACCCCGCGTCGATCGCCGCGAACACGTACTTGGGCTGGAAGTGGATGTCGGCGATCACCGGGATCTGCGACTTGCGTGCGATCGCCGGGAGCGCCTCGGCGTCGTCCTGGGTCGGGACGGCGACACGCACGATGTCGCACCCGGCCGCCGTCAGCTCGGCGATCTGCTGCAGGGTGGCGTTGACGTCCGACGTCGGGGTCGTGCACATCGACTGGACGCTCACCGGGGCGTCGCCGCCGACCTCGACCTTGCCGACCTTGATCTTGCGGGTCGGGCGACGTGCTGACAGCACCGGGGCAGGGGCCTCCGGCATTCCGAGACTGATCGATGGGCTCACACGCGCCATTATCCCCCCGGCACCGGGGTCGCCCCTCGTCGGGCCGTGGACGTCACGATGTCCTCACTCAGCGGACACCCGACAGCCACCAGCGGTCGAGGTGATCCTCAGAGGTTCACCGGGCGCACGATGTCCGCATAGATCAGCAGCACACCCATGCCGGCGAGAAGGACGAACACGCCGTAGGCGATCGGCGTCATCCGGGCGATGTCGACGGGCCGCGGTCGCGGAAGCCCCCGCACCCGGGCGAGCTGCCGCCGAGCGCCCTCCCAGAGCGCACCGAGGACGTGACCGCCGTCGAGCGGGAGGAGCGGGATCATGTTGAACGCGAACAGGGCGAGGTTGAGGCCCGCGATCAGGCCGAGCATGTCGCGGATCCGCGCGCCGAGGTCGTAGCCGCTCACGTTCTCCGAGGCGATCTCCCCGGCGAACCTGCCGATGCCGACCACTCCGATCACGCTGGTGGTGTCACGCGGAGCGGTGCCGAAGGCCGCACGAGCCACGTCGACCACGCGCGCCGGGAGAGTCCCGATGACCGCGAACGTCTGCCCCAGCGCGTTCCCGACGTACGCCGGCACGCTGCTCAGCGGCTGCGGGACGAGGGCGGTGCTCGGGCTGATACCGGCGAAGCCGACCGAGGAGGTCAGCATGGTGCCGTCCGGGGCCGTGAGGACGGCGCCGTCGGCACCCACCCGGGGACGCTGGGCCTCGATCGGGGTGAGCGTGGTGGTGATCCGCTGACCGTCGCGCTTGACGACGACAGGGACGGAGCGGCCGCCGGAGTGCTGGATCAGTCCCTGCAGCTGGCTCCACGACGACACCTCGACACCGTCGTAGCTGACCACCGTGTCACCGGCCCGAAGGCCCGCCTCGGCAGCAGGGGCGACCTGGTCCGACGACGTGCAGGCACGTGCGGGAGCATCGGCGGGGAGGACGCACTGAGACACCTGGGAGAGCGTGGTGGTGCTCTCCGGGAGCCCGAACCCGGCGAGCACGATCGTGAACAGGACCACGGCGATGGCGAGGTTCATCGTCGGGCCGCCGAGCATCACGACGAGCTTCTTGGGCGCCGAGAGCCGGTAGAACGCGCGCGCGTCCTCGCCGGGACGGATCTCCTCGGCGCTGGCCTGCCGAGCCTGCTCGACCATCCGCCCGATGGCGCCCTTCGCCTCGGGGTTCCCGACCGCCTCGGCCGGTGGGTACATCCCGATGAGCCGCACGTAACCGCCGAGCGGGATCGCCTTGACCCCGTACTCGGTCTCCCCCTTGGTGCGGGACCAGAGCGTCGGGCCGAATCCCACCATGTACTGGCTCACGCGCACGCCGAACTTCTTGGCGGGCACCATGTGACCCACCTCGTGCAGGGCGATCGAGAGCAGCAGCCCGACGATCATCACCAGTACGCCGATCGCGTATGCCATTCCCGCTCCTCGCGTGCCCGTCGTCCCACCGTGCGTCGAGCCGCCAGGTCGCGCAGGGCGGCGGCCCCGGTCCGCACACCATCATCCCCTGCTGCCCTGAGAATTGTCCCAGCGCGTCGCCGGGCGTGATCGCGCGACCGGTTCGGGCTGCCTCGACGCTCTCTTCAGCGCGACGAATATCGTCGATGACGTCTCCACATCCGGCGCAATCCGCATTACAGTCACCCCATGACGCCGGAATCCGCGCTGAGCTCCCTGATCCCCGCAGACCTGCCGCAGCGCCGGCAGCTCGTGACACCGATACCCGGCCCCCGGTCCGCCGAGCTCGCCGCGCGTCGCGCGACGTCCGTCGCCGCCGGTGTCTCCTCCAGCCTGCCGGTGTACGTCGAACGCGCCGGTGGCGGCGTGATCCAGGACGTCGACGGCAACTCGTTCATCGACCTCGGCGCCGGGATCGCCGTCACCTCGGTGGGCAACGCCGCGCCCGCCGTCGTCGCCGCGGTCGCCCGACAGGCGCAGGACTTCACCCACACGTGCTTCATGGTCGGGCCGTACGAGGAGTACATCGCGGTGTGCGAGCAGCTCGCCCGCCTCACTCCCGGCACCCACGCGAAGCGCTCCGTCCTGGTGAACTCGGGCGCCGAGGCCGTCGAGAACGCCGTCAAGATCGCCCGCTCGGCGACCGGACGGCCCGCGGTCGTCGTCTTCGACCACGCCTACCACGGCCGCACGAACCTCACGATGGCGATGACGGCGAAGGCGATGCCGTACAAGTCCGGGTTCGGCCCGTTCGCCGGCGAGGTGTACCGGGCGCCGGTCTCCTACCCGCTGCGCGAGGCCGCGCCGATCACCGGGGAGCAGGCGGCCGCCCGCACGATCTCGATGATCGAGAAGCAGATCGGGGCGGACCAGGTCGCCGCTGTCGTCATCGAGCCGATCCTCGGCGAGGGCGGGTTCATCGTCCCGGCGCGCGGCTTCCTGCCGGCGCTCTCCGCCTGGTGCACCGCGAACGGTGTCGTCTTCGTCGCCGACGAGATCCAGACCGGGTTCGCGCGCACCGGAACCATGTTCGCGTGCGAGGACGAAGGCGTGGTCCCGGACCTCATCACGCTCGCCAAGGGGATCGGTGGCGGTCTGCCGCTCGCGGCGGTCACCGGCCGCGCCGACCTCATGGACGCCGTCCACACCGGCGGCCTCGGCGGCACGTTCGGCGGGAACCCCGTCGCCTGCGCCGCCGCCCTCGCCACGTTCGAGGCGTACGAGAGCGCCGACCTCGCCGGCGCCGCGCGTGCGATCGAGGCGCAGGTGGTCCCGCGCCTGCGGTCGATCGCCGAGCGCGCGCCGCAGATCGCCGAGGTCCGCGGTCGGGGGGCGATGATCGCGATCGAGCTGGTACGACCCGGGACCCTCGAGCCGGACGCCGCCGAGGCAGGACGGGTGGCGCGCGAGTGCGCCGCGCAGGGCGTACTCGTGCTCACCTGCGGCACCTACGGGAACGTCATCCGGCTGCTGCCGCCCCTCGTCATCCCGCCCGAGCTGCTGGACGACGCCCTCGACGTGCTCGAGAGCGCCCTGATGTCGGTCGTCCGGTGAGCACGGGCGTCGACCGCGCTCGCGTGGACGCGGCGTACCGCGCCGAGACCGACCGGCTGGTGGTCGACCACCCCCGGTGCGCCGCGCTCGCCGAGGCCGGACGCGCCCACATGCCCGGTGGGGTCCCGATGCTCTGGATGGAGAAGTGGCCCGGGCCCTTCCCGTTGCACGTCACCGAGGCCACCGGCGCGCACTTCGTGTGCGCGGACGGCATCGAGCACGTCGACCTCTGCCTCGGCGACACCGGGGCCATGTGCGGGCACTCCCCCGCACCGACGGTCGCGGCCATCCGGAAGCAGGCCGCGATCGGGCTGACGGCGATGCTCCCCACCGCCGACGCCGCTGTCGTCGCAGCCGAGCTCACCCGCCGCTTCGGCGCGGCGCCGTCGTCGGTGACGAGCTGGCAGTTCACGCTCTCGGCCACCGACGCCAACCGCCACCTGCTCCGCTACGCGCGGCAGGTCACCGGCCGACCGAAGGTCGTGGTCGTCGACTACTGCTACCACGGCTCGGTCGACGAGAGCTTCGCGACCCTCAGCGAACCGGACGCGACCGGCACGCGTCACGTCGTCCCCCGTCGCGGCACGATCGGTGCACCCGTGCCACCGAGCGAGACGACCCGCGTCGTCCCCTTCAACGACGTCGAGGCTCTGGCCGCCGCCCTGGCCGCCGGGGACGTCGCCGCCGTGCTGCTCGAACCGGCCATGACCAACATCGGCATCGTCCTCCCGGAACCGGGCTACCTGGACGCCGTCCGCCGCCTGACCCGAACCACCGGCGCCGTGCTGATCGTCGACGAGACCCACACCTTGTGCGCCGGTCCGGGCGGGTGCACCCGCGCCTGGGGCCTGGACCCCGATGCCGTGGTCGTCGGCAAGACCATCGGTGGTGGCGTTCCGGCGGCGGCCCTCGGGACGACCGCCGACCTCGCCGACCGGATCGCGGCGAGCCTCGCCCTCGAGGACATCGACGTCGGCGGGGTCGGTGGGACGCTCGCGGGCAACGCCCTGTCGCTCGCCGCGATGCGCGCCACGCTCACCGAGGTGCTCACCGACGACGTGTTCCCGGCGATGACGGCACGCGCGGACCGCTGGGCCGACGGTGTCCGGTCGGTGATCGACCGGCACTCCCTGCCGTGGCACGTCACCCGGCTGGGGGCACGCGCCGAGTACGCGTTCTCGGCGCAGGAGCCCCGCGACGGTGCCGAGGCGGCCGCCGCCGACGACTTCCCCCTCCAGCAGTACCTCCACCTGCAGGCGCTCAACCGGCGGGTGCTGCTGACGCCGTTCCACAACATGGCGCTGATGAGCCCCGCGACCACCGACGCCGACGTGGACGCGCACACCGCGGCGTTCGCCGAGGCGGCCGACGTCCTCGCGGGCTCGTGACCGCTGTCAGAACCAGCGGGCTCGTGACCGCTGTCAGAACCAGCGGGCGCTGACGCCGGTCATCGGCGCCGAGGCCTCGGGTTACCGGTCAGCCCCGCGGTTCGCGCTCTTCCATGCCCCACGGTGACCCGAAGCCGGCCGGCTCCGGTGCGCGGAGCAGGTCGAGGAACGGCACCGCGTCGAAGGCCTCCGGCCCGAGCACCCCGGACCCGGACCACACCCCGGTCGCGAGCAGCTCGAGAGCGACGACCGGGTTGACGGCCGTCTGCCAGACGACGCACTGGGCGCCGTACTCCGCCATCGACCACGCGTTGTCGACCACGTGGTACAGGTAGACCTCACGCGCGGCGCCATCCGGCCCGGTGCCCGTCACGAGCAGACCCGCACACGTCTTGCCCCGCATCCGCGGCCCGAGCGTCGCCGGGTCGGGCAGCACGGCCGCGACGACGTCCCGCGGGCTGACCGCCACCGGTCCGGGGTGCTCGGGATCCGCAGACCGGACCCGCACCGGTGCCGTGCTGTCGAGACCGAGCGTGTGCAGGGTGCGCAGCACGCCGATGAACTCCTCGCCGAGCCCGTACTTGAACGTCACCTTGCGCGCGTCGAGCCACCGCGGCATGAGGAGCACCTCCTCGTGCTCCACGTGCACGCACTCGACCGGGCCGATCCCCTCGGGGAACACGAAGACCTCGGGCTCGGTGAACGGCGGGACCGTGTACCAGCCACGGTCGGCCTCCCAGATCACCGGCGGGTTCAGGCACTCCTCGATCGTGGTCCAGATCGAGAACGACGGGGCGAACACGGGGTTGCCGTCGTCGTCGAGGACTTCGAGGTCCGCACCGTCCCGGGTGCCGAGCTCGTCGACGGTGGAGAACAGGTGGTCGGTCGCGTACCGCGCGAACACGTCGGACAGACCCGGTTCGACCCCCATCCCGACCAGGGCGAGACGTCCGGCGTCCTCCCACTGCTGGGCCTGCCCGAACTGCTCGTCGCCGAGCTTGACCCCGGTTCGCGCGTAGGGCTGCTCGGGGTCCGGTCGGGACAGGGACATCGCCATGTCGAGGTAGTCCGCACCGGCCGCGAGCGCCCCCTCGAACACCGGGAGCACGAACCTCGGGTCCACGGCGTTGAGCACGTGCGTGATGGCGTACCGGCGGGCCAGCGCGGTGATCGCGGCCGCGTCGGACGCGTCGACGGTCTCCGCGATGAACCTCTCGTCGCCCGGCTCCCCTGCCGTCGCGGCGCCGCGCGCACGCCCGGCCCGCGCTGCCTCGACGGTGCGCTCGGCGCGCGCGAGGTTCACGTCGGCGACGACCATCACCTCGAAGAAGTCCCGCCGGGCCGCGATCCGTGCGACCGCGTCACCGACCCCGCCGCTGCCGACGACCAGGATGCGCATCTGAGCTCCTTCTTGACGGCCGGGTCGTCGACCCGGCGGGATCGTGCCGATTGACGCCGTGCCGACTAGCGCCGGGCCGCGCGGCGCCGGGCCGCCGCGATGACCTGGATCGCGACGACGAGGATCAGCGCGAGGGCGAACATGGACGACCCGATGACGTTCGCCTGCGGGGGGATGCCTCGCGTCGCGGACACGTACACGAACTTCGGGAACGTCGTGAAGTTGCCCGAGTTGAAGTTCGTGATGATGAAGTCGTCGAAGCTCAGGGAGAACGCGAGCAGCGCGGCGGCCGCGATGCCCGGGACGAGCAGCGGGAACGTGACCTTCCAGAACGCCTGCCAGTTCGAGGCGTAGAGGTCTGCCGCGGCTTCCTCGAGCTTCGGGTCGAGGCTGGCGACCCGTGCCTTGACCGTCACGACGACGAACGAGATGCAGAACATGATGTGCGCGATGACCACGGTGCCGAAGCCCGGCTGCACGCGCAGCGCGAGGAACTGGGCGAGCAGCGCCGCACCGAGGACGACCTCGGGGGTGGACATCGGCAGGAAGATCAGCAGGTTCGCGAGCGCCCGGCCACGGAACTTGTAGCGCACCAGCGCGAGCGCGATGAGCGTCCCGAGGATCGTGGAGATCACGGTGGCGAGGATGCCGACCTTGAGGGAGTTGCCGAACGCCTCGCACACCTGCGGCGCACCGCACGGGTTCTTCCAGGCGTCGAGGGTGAAGCCCTTCCAGATCAGGTTCGACTTCCCGGCGTTGTTGAACGAGAAGGCCACGGTGTAGCCGATCGGCACCATGAGGTAGATGAAGGCGATGCCCGCGAACACCGGGACGATCACCTCGCCGAGCGACCACCGCCGCCGACGCCGGGTCATGGTCGGGTTCGCAGCGGTCACGGCGCTCACAGCAGGTCCTCCGTACCGGCGCGTCGGACGTACAGCCCGACGAGGATGAGGATCGCGACCATCAGGACGACCGAGAGCACCGAGGCCGTCGGGTAGTCGTTCACCACGAAGAAGCGCGAGTCGATGATCTGGCCGACCATCGCGGTGCTCGTCGGGTTGCCGAGCAGGACCGCGTTGACGTAGTCGCCGGAGGCCGGGATGAAGGTCAGCAGCGTCCCCGACACGACGCCGGGCATCGACAGCGGCAGGGTCACGCGCCAGAAGGTCGTCGGACCGTTGGCGTACAGGTCGCCCCCGGCCTCGAGGAGGCGGGAGTCCATCCGTTCGAGGCTCGCGTAGATCGGCAGCGCCATGAACGGCAGGAAGTTGTAGGTCAGGCCGGCGACCACGGCGAACGCGGTCGCGGTCAGCCGGCCGTCGGGCGGCAGCAGGTGCAGCCACTTCATCGCGTGGACGACGAACGAGTCGTCCGCGAGGATCTGCTTCCAGGCGATCGTCCGGAGGATGAAGCTCGTGAAGAACGGGGCGATGAGGAGCACGAGCAGCATGCCCTGGAGGAAGGTCTTCCCCCGCGCTCGCACCGCGATCACGTAGGCGATCGGGTACCCGATCACCAGAGCCGCCAGGGTGGCGATGATCGCGAACACGAACGACCGGACGATCTGCGGCCAGAACTCCTGGAGCGACGTCACGTAGTTCTGCCAGTGGAACGCGGGCTCGAACTGACCGATGTCCCCTCCGGGCACCGGGACGTACAGCGAGGTCGCGAGCAACGAGAACACCGGCAGGACGAAGAACACGACCAGGTAGGCGAGGCCGGGCAGGAGCATCAGGTAGGCGCCGCTGCGCGCGGGCTTGGTCGCTACCGCTGCCGGCGCCCCACCGACGGGACCTTCTTCGGCACCCTGGCTGAGTGCTGCGGCGATGCTCATGCGACCCCGTCCAGCGCCAGCGCGCCCGAGCTGACGTCGTCGTGCCCGTCGAGGCCGAACGTGAAGCCGGTCTGCCAGGCGAGCCGCACCGTGTCGCCCCAGGCGATGGTGGCGCCCCCGACGAGGTTCTGCACGAAGACCCCGAACGTCCCCAGGCCCGGGAGCATCACCTGGTACTGCGTGCTGACCCCGCTGAACGACACGTCGACGACGGTGCCGGGACCGAGGACGTTGCAGCCCGGAGGCAGCGGGTCCCGTTCGGTCAGGATCATGACCTTCTCGGGTCGGACCCCGACCAGGACGTTGCCGTCGTGCGAGACGGCACGGGCGGCCGGGACCTGGATGCGGGTCCCGGCGACGTCGACACCGAGCACGTCGCCACGCTCGACGACGGTTCCTCCGAGGAGGTTCGACTGCCCGAGGAAGTTCGCCACGAACGCCGTGCGCGGCAGCTCGTAGAGCTCGGCGGGCGCGCCCATCTGCTCGACGCGCCCGGCGTTCATCACCGCGACCGTGTCGGCCATCGTCATGGCCTCCTCCTGGTCGTGGGTCACGTGCACGAACGTCAGCCCGACCTCGGTCTGGATCCGCTTGAGCTCGACCTGCATCTGCCGTCGCAGCTTGAGGTCGAGCGCGCCGAGAGGCTCGTCGAGCAGCAGCACCGCCGGGCTGTTCACGAGCGCTCGGGCAAGCGCCACGCGCTGCTGCTGCCCGCCGGAGAGCTGGGACGGCTTGCGGTCGGCGAGGTGACGGAGCTCGACGAGGTCGAGACCGTCGCCCGCCTTCGCCAGCGCATCCTTCGCGTGGGTCCGGCGCAGCCCGAACGCGACGTTCTCCAGCACGGTCAGGTGCGGGAACAACGCGTAGCTCTGGAACACCGTGTTCACCGGCCGCTGGTACGCCTTGGTGGCGGTGATGTCCTTCCCGCCGATGCGGATCTGGCCCGCCGACGGCCGCTCGAGACCGGCGACCATGCGCAGCGTCGTCGTCTTCCCGCACCCCGACGGTCCCAGGAGCGCGAAGAACGATCCCGAGGGGATGGTCAGGGTGAGGTCGTCG
It encodes:
- a CDS encoding saccharopine dehydrogenase family protein, with the protein product MRILVVGSGGVGDAVARIAARRDFFEVMVVADVNLARAERTVEAARAGRARGAATAGEPGDERFIAETVDASDAAAITALARRYAITHVLNAVDPRFVLPVFEGALAAGADYLDMAMSLSRPDPEQPYARTGVKLGDEQFGQAQQWEDAGRLALVGMGVEPGLSDVFARYATDHLFSTVDELGTRDGADLEVLDDDGNPVFAPSFSIWTTIEECLNPPVIWEADRGWYTVPPFTEPEVFVFPEGIGPVECVHVEHEEVLLMPRWLDARKVTFKYGLGEEFIGVLRTLHTLGLDSTAPVRVRSADPEHPGPVAVSPRDVVAAVLPDPATLGPRMRGKTCAGLLVTGTGPDGAAREVYLYHVVDNAWSMAEYGAQCVVWQTAVNPVVALELLATGVWSGSGVLGPEAFDAVPFLDLLRAPEPAGFGSPWGMEEREPRG
- a CDS encoding ABC transporter permease, translating into MTRRRRRWSLGEVIVPVFAGIAFIYLMVPIGYTVAFSFNNAGKSNLIWKGFTLDAWKNPCGAPQVCEAFGNSLKVGILATVISTILGTLIALALVRYKFRGRALANLLIFLPMSTPEVVLGAALLAQFLALRVQPGFGTVVIAHIMFCISFVVVTVKARVASLDPKLEEAAADLYASNWQAFWKVTFPLLVPGIAAAALLAFSLSFDDFIITNFNSGNFTTFPKFVYVSATRGIPPQANVIGSSMFALALILVVAIQVIAAARRRAARR
- a CDS encoding ABC transporter permease: MSIAAALSQGAEEGPVGGAPAAVATKPARSGAYLMLLPGLAYLVVFFVLPVFSLLATSLYVPVPGGDIGQFEPAFHWQNYVTSLQEFWPQIVRSFVFAIIATLAALVIGYPIAYVIAVRARGKTFLQGMLLVLLIAPFFTSFILRTIAWKQILADDSFVVHAMKWLHLLPPDGRLTATAFAVVAGLTYNFLPFMALPIYASLERMDSRLLEAGGDLYANGPTTFWRVTLPLSMPGVVSGTLLTFIPASGDYVNAVLLGNPTSTAMVGQIIDSRFFVVNDYPTASVLSVVLMVAILILVGLYVRRAGTEDLL
- a CDS encoding ABC transporter ATP-binding protein, giving the protein MGVVGAGAESGADLELIRVTKEFGAFTAVDDLTLTIPSGSFFALLGPSGCGKTTTLRMVAGLERPSAGQIRIGGKDITATKAYQRPVNTVFQSYALFPHLTVLENVAFGLRRTHAKDALAKAGDGLDLVELRHLADRKPSQLSGGQQQRVALARALVNSPAVLLLDEPLGALDLKLRRQMQVELKRIQTEVGLTFVHVTHDQEEAMTMADTVAVMNAGRVEQMGAPAELYELPRTAFVANFLGQSNLLGGTVVERGDVLGVDVAGTRIQVPAARAVSHDGNVLVGVRPEKVMILTERDPLPPGCNVLGPGTVVDVSFSGVSTQYQVMLPGLGTFGVFVQNLVGGATIAWGDTVRLAWQTGFTFGLDGHDDVSSGALALDGVA